A DNA window from Brassica rapa cultivar Chiifu-401-42 unplaced genomic scaffold, CAAS_Brap_v3.01 Scaffold0572, whole genome shotgun sequence contains the following coding sequences:
- the LOC117130586 gene encoding uncharacterized protein LOC117130586: MVKTALGWRGLWSHCLTDAPKLSKTAGSNESSADGESGSKSVSEEKWEQEDLKVLSILHSSLSPSILEAYSYCESAKDLWSTLNKIYGNISNISRVFEIKKSINILSLLDEEFTAHLGKFRALWSELEMLRPQSVDPEVLIERREQDKVFGLLLTLSPAYSALIQHILRSEKLPTLEEVCSQVQKEEGTIGLFGTKETLSFASQAERSSQPNKAPYKKGDRRGLKCEHCKRDGHTKERCWILNPSLKPAEFK, encoded by the coding sequence ATGGTGAAGACAGCTCTAGGATGGAGAGGCTTATGGAGCCATTGCCTCACGGATGCTCCAAAGCTCTCCAAGACTGCCGGTTCAAATGAAAGCTCAGCAGATGGTGAATCCGGTTCCAAATCTGTATCTGAGGAGAAGTGGGAACAAGAAGACCTCAAGGTCTTATCCATTCTCCATAGCTCACTGTCTCCATCCATCCTTGAAGCATACTCATACTGTGAGAGTGCTAAAGACCTTTGGAGTACACTGAACAAGATATATGGGAACATCTCCAACATCAGCCGAGTATTTGAGATCAAGAAGTCCATCAACATCCTATCCCTTTTGGATGAGGAGTTCACTGCGCATCTAGGCAAGTTCAGAGCCCTTTGGTCTGAGCTAGAGATGCTTAGACCCCAATCTGTTGATCCGGAGGTGTTGattgaaagaagggagcaagacAAGGTGTTTGGCCTATTACTCACCCTCAGCCCTGCCTACAGCGCCTTGATTCAACATATCTTGAGGTCTGAGAAGCTCCCAACACTTGAAGAAGTGTGTTCCCAAGTCCAAAAGGAGGAGGGAACAATCGGGCTGTTTGGAACAAAGGAAACACTCTCCTTTGCTTCTCAAGCTGAAAGAAGCTCTCAGCCCAACAAGGCGCCTTACAAGAAGGGGGATAGGAGAGGCCTGAagtgtgagcattgcaagagggatgggcacaccaaggagaggtgttggatactgaatccaagcctcaaacctgccgagttcaagtga